The following nucleotide sequence is from Kosmotoga arenicorallina S304.
AAATAGCGGCTTTAATCAGGAAAACAACCATCAGAAATATTTCAGGTTTTGTAAAGAATCTGGAGATTCTTGACGGCCTTCCTTCAATCTTACCCTTCGGAATGAACGATTATGGAATAAAGCACGTAGGGAATACGTTGAGAGCATGGATGGACGTATATAACTTGAAAAGCAAAGTCCCTGTTTTTAAATTAAGGTCATCCGCAGAAGACACAGTTAATGTTTCTGAATTCGAAGAAGGAAATTTCTACTTATCATTGAAAAGCCATAATGGCAAAAGCGAGCTAGTGATGCCAATTGTGGATCCGAATCTGGTTTTTGGTATGAGAACCTCAATGAACTTTCCGGAGGCCTTCTCAAAGGAAAGCCTTGAAAAAATAATGCAAAAAAAGCAAATTACTTCCAACAAAATCCCGGGCGCATTTTCGCCCGTTATAACCCATTTGATGCCAGGTGAAGAAGTTTCAATTTACTCTGTTATTGGCCATGCTCCTGATATCTCCATTATCCATGAATACACCAATAAATTCATGGAAGAAAGCTATTTCACATCGAAATACAGAGAAGGAAACGCGTTGATTGAAGAAATAGTAAACGACGTATACACCAGAACATCTTCAAAACTATTCGACAAATACTGCCAGCAAACTTATCTAGATAACCTTTTAAGGGGTGGATATCCTCTCGTGTTTTCAAAGGGGAAAAAAGTATATCACATCTATTCCCGAAAACACGGTGACCTTGAAAGAGACTACAACTACTTTGTGCTGCTTCCGGAGTATTATTCAAGCGGGAATGGGAATTATAGGGATATCAATCAAAATAGAAGGGAAGAAGTATTCTTCAATCCGGAGGTTGAAAGGTATAATATAAAATTCTTCACCAATCTTATCCAAGCTGATGGGTATAACCCTCTTGTTATTAACGGTGTGAAGTATTACATTACTCCAGAAAATCTAACTCTCCTTGACGACATGATTGAGAACTCTGAAGACACAGAAAAACTGAAGGGATTTTTAATAAAGGGATACTTCACTCCCGGAAAAGTAGCCAGTTTGATTGAGAGGAAAAACATAAAACTGAAAGTTCCAGAAGATGAATTCATAAGAAAGCTGATAGAAATTTCCGAAGAAGAAGTTGATGCAGTTCATGGCGAAGGTTACTGGACTGATCACTGGACATATAACCTCGATCTTATAGAAAGCTACCTTGAGGTATATCCAGAAAATAAAAAAGAATTGCTTTTTGACGATTGTGACTACACATATTATGATAATGCAATGGTGGTTCTTCCTCGAAGCAGAAGATATGTCCTCGTAGATGAAAAGCATAAAAAAATCAGGCAATATAACTCCCTTATCAAGGACCCGGAAAAAGAAAAGCTAATCGAATCTAGAGAAATTCAAAAAAATATCATGCGACAAGACCATAGCAAGGGAGAAATATTTAGAACAAATCTTATAACCAAATTGATAAACCTTGCGGCAATAAAATTTGCGACACTTGATCCTTATGGAATGGGAATCGAGATGGAAGCCGGAAAGCCTGGCTGGTACGACGCGCTAAACGGATTGCCCGGGCTTTTTGGCTCTTCAGTGGCAGAAGCATTTGAGCTTTCAAGATTATTAGGCTTTCTGGTAAAGGCTTTAAGAGAGTTCTCAAGTGAAAAAATACCACTTCCGAAAGAGGTTCTGTGGCTGATCAATGAACTTGAAAAATCCATTGAAGCATATGAAAACTCATCGGATGATACCAGAGATCATCAATTCTGGGAAACCATCTCAAACATAAGAGAAAAATATCGTTCCGAAATCAGGCTTGGATTTGATGGAAAGACAGTACCCGCAGGAGCCATAGACATATCCAGAATACTTAATAGATTTAACAAAAAACTCATACATCGCCTGAATAAAGCAATAGAAGAAAACAATGGCATTATGCCCACTTACTTTTACTATGAACCCGAAGCCTTTGAAGTGCTTGGAAATCCTTCAGATAGTGGAGAAAAAAATGTAAGAATTCTTCGATTTACTCAAAGAAAAATGCCTCTTTTCCTTGAAGGAATAGTCAGAGGATTTAAAGCTTATGATGACAAAGATTTTCTTAAAAATGTCTATATCAAAGTGAAAAATAGCGGATTATTCGACAAGGAGCTAAAAATGTACAAAGTAAATGCTTCTCTTGAAAATGAAACGATTGAAATTGGAAGGGCCAGGGCATTTACCCCCGGCTGGTTAGAAAATGAATCAATCTGGCTTCATATGGAATATAAATACATGCTGGAACTGTTAAAGAGAGGACTCTATGAAGAATTCTACGAGGATTTTGAAAATGTACTGATTCCTTTTATGAAACCGGACGTTTACGGTAGAAGCCCGTTAGAAAATTCTTCATTTATCGCAAGTAGTGCAAATCCTGACAGATCAATAATCGGAACGGGCTTTGTCGCCAGACTGAGCGGC
It contains:
- a CDS encoding cellobiose phosphorylase; translation: MASNNKYYFDKKDRFVIDDYNHSKPFSSFLPGIAGKKGIPMWVFYVNRGQCIASFGINNKDNPIMEFFPAFRAYMNVEILGFRTFIKERNSIYEPFTTKAAKGISQRMHIGTKELEIWEQSTETGIETRVLYYTLPMEKIAALIRKTTIRNISGFVKNLEILDGLPSILPFGMNDYGIKHVGNTLRAWMDVYNLKSKVPVFKLRSSAEDTVNVSEFEEGNFYLSLKSHNGKSELVMPIVDPNLVFGMRTSMNFPEAFSKESLEKIMQKKQITSNKIPGAFSPVITHLMPGEEVSIYSVIGHAPDISIIHEYTNKFMEESYFTSKYREGNALIEEIVNDVYTRTSSKLFDKYCQQTYLDNLLRGGYPLVFSKGKKVYHIYSRKHGDLERDYNYFVLLPEYYSSGNGNYRDINQNRREEVFFNPEVERYNIKFFTNLIQADGYNPLVINGVKYYITPENLTLLDDMIENSEDTEKLKGFLIKGYFTPGKVASLIERKNIKLKVPEDEFIRKLIEISEEEVDAVHGEGYWTDHWTYNLDLIESYLEVYPENKKELLFDDCDYTYYDNAMVVLPRSRRYVLVDEKHKKIRQYNSLIKDPEKEKLIESREIQKNIMRQDHSKGEIFRTNLITKLINLAAIKFATLDPYGMGIEMEAGKPGWYDALNGLPGLFGSSVAEAFELSRLLGFLVKALREFSSEKIPLPKEVLWLINELEKSIEAYENSSDDTRDHQFWETISNIREKYRSEIRLGFDGKTVPAGAIDISRILNRFNKKLIHRLNKAIEENNGIMPTYFYYEPEAFEVLGNPSDSGEKNVRILRFTQRKMPLFLEGIVRGFKAYDDKDFLKNVYIKVKNSGLFDKELKMYKVNASLENETIEIGRARAFTPGWLENESIWLHMEYKYMLELLKRGLYEEFYEDFENVLIPFMKPDVYGRSPLENSSFIASSANPDRSIIGTGFVARLSGSTAEFLSIWKLMFVGKEPFRYENGKLTLTFRPKLPGWLFDEEGKVSFKFLGRYNVTYHNPDKINTFVEEKLDTSKWKIYIRDTNGKEYELNGNIIEEPYSRMIRDGKAKEINVHIS